In the Juglans microcarpa x Juglans regia isolate MS1-56 chromosome 6D, Jm3101_v1.0, whole genome shotgun sequence genome, one interval contains:
- the LOC121235864 gene encoding BTB/POZ domain-containing protein At1g55760-like, with protein MSDSSAYKVETTSRLAQWRIDNLASCTYRKSDPFKIGKWNWHLSVEKNRLLFVKLYPEISNLTRDYPPIASFIIRVVSSVGDRRALAHPEITDKKLKNNDDFVWAIEVPLTGKFIIDIEFLDLKIAAPDGRELCSIWADGFMQKRSNVTALASLGRMLAESIHADITINASDGSIGAHRAVLAARSPVFRSMFSHNLKEKEMSSIDISDMTIEACQAFLNYVYGNIQHEDFRTHRLALLHAADKYDISDLKEACHESLLEDIDAKNVLERLQNASLYQLPKLKTSCMHYLVKFGKIFDMRDDFNAFLQCADRDLIADIFHEVLDAWKGF; from the exons ATGAGTGATTCTTCGGCTTACAAAGTTGAAACCACGTCTCGTCTCGCGCAATGGAGAATCGACAACTTGGCTTCCTGCACCTACCGCAAGTCCGATCCTTTCAAGATCGGAAAGTGGAATTG GCATTTATCTGTGGAAAAGAATCGCTTGTTGTTTGTTAAGTTATACCCAGAGATATCGAATCTAACAAGAGACTATCCCCCGATTGCATCTTTCATCATCCGAGTGGTCAGTTCTGTGGGAGATCGCAGGGCCTTGGCTCATCCAG AGATAACAGATAAGAAACTCAAGAACAACGATGATTTTGTTTGGGCGATAGAGGTTCCATTAACTGGGAAATTCATCATTGACATCGAATTCCTTGATTTGAAGATAGCAGCTCCAGAC GGTCGAGAACTTTGTTCTATTTGGGCGGACGGATTCATGCAGAAAAGATCAAATGTGACAGCTCTTGCATCCCTTGGTCGAATGTTGGCAGAAAGCATTCACGCAGATATCACAATTAATGCCTCTGATGGAAGCATTGGAGCCCATCGTGCTGTTCTTGCTGCAAGATCACCTGTTTTCCGCAGCATGTTTTCTCACAACTTGAAGGAGAAAGAAATGTCTTCCATAGATATCTCCGACATGACAATCGAAGCTTGCCAGGCTTTTCTCAATTACGTATATGGGAACATTCAGCATGAAGATTTTCGGACCCACCGGCTGGCACTTCTCCATGCAGCTGACAAATATGATATTTCTGACTTAAAAGAGGCTTGCCATGAGAGTCTTCTAGAAGATATTGATGCAAAAAATGTACTTGAGAGGCTCCAGAATGCATCTCTATATCAATTACCAAAACTGAAGACCAGCTGCATGCATTATCTTGTGAAGTTTGGTAAGATATTTGACATGCGAGATGATTTCAATGCCTTCTTGCAATGTGCAGATAGGGACCTGATAGCGGATATCTTCCATGAAGTTCTTGATGCCTGGAAAGGATTCTGA
- the LOC121234347 gene encoding subtilisin-like protease SBT5.4 codes for MSTLLSANFLHSTEKAQDAIFYSYTRFINGFAAVLEEEEAEMIAKDPKVLSVFLNQGRKLHTTRSWDFLGLERAGTISNAESAWKTARFGEDTIIGNLDTGVWPESKSFNDEGMGPIPSRWRGICQSGNNDGVRCNRKLIGVRYFNKGYYSFAGISPNSSQSTARDHNGHGSHTLSTAGGSFVPGINVLGHGNGTAKGGSPKARVAAYKVCWPPLLPGGGQCFDADIMAAFDAAIADGVDVLSVSLGGSGPSEFFNSGIAIGSFHAVKNGIVVVSSAGNDGPAAGTVSNGSPWMFTVAASTLDREFANYVALGNKLRLKGTSLSTGGLPSNNFYPLISAGDAAAANASAPEALFCQAGTLDPKKVKGKILVCLRGENGRVDKGYHALAAGAVGMILANDEDSGNEVSSDPHLLPASHVSYTDGQRVFAYLRSTKNPEAFISRVRTQLDTKPAPFMAAFSSAGPNLVEPSILKPDVTAPGVNIIAAYTEAVSPTEIESDKRRFAYNVLSGTSMSCPHVSGIVGLLKTLHPTWSPAAIKSAIMTTAKTRDNRMKPILSSANHEATPLEYGAGHVQPNHAVDPGLVYDLTVDDYLNFLCAHGYNQTMIQLFADKPYACPKSFQLVDFNYPSITIPNLHATTVTVTRTVTNVGSAPCKYNVIVQEPAGVSVTVEPTTLEFKSIGEKKTFKITLKTKVGSSIVGYVFGNLIWSDGKHFVRSTISVSSSGKISSTSSDS; via the exons ATGTCGACTTTGTTATCTGCAAATTTCTTGCACAGCACCGAGAAGGCTCAGGATGCAATCTTTTACTCGTACACAAGATTCATAAATGGATTTGCAGCAGTCcttgaagaggaagaagcagAAATGATTGCAA AGGATCCAAAAGTATTATCAGTATTCTTAAACCAGGGAAGAAAACTGCACACAACAAGGTCATGGGATTTTCTTGGACTTGAGAGAGCTGGAACAATTAGTAATGCCGAATCAGCATGGAAGACTGCAAGGTTTGGTGAAGACACAATAATTGGAAACCTCGACACCg GTGTATGGCCGGAATCAAAGAGCTTCAACGATGAAGGGATGGGTCCCATCCCCTCCAGGTGGCGTGGTATCTGTCAAAGTGGTAACAACGATGGAGTTCGTTGCAACAG GAAGCTGATCGGAGTAAGGTACTTCAACAAAGGCTATTATTCATTTGCAGGCATTAGTCCGAACTCGTCCCAATCCACTGCTCGTGATCACAATGGTCATGGATCCCATACCTTATCTACAGCTGGGGGTAGCTTTGTACCCGGAATTAATGTTCTTGGCCATGGCAACGGCACTGCAAAGGGTGGATCACCAAAGGCACGTGTGGCTGCCTATAAGGTCTGCTGGCCACCACTATTACCGGGTGGTGGACAGTGCTTTGACGCGGATATCATGGCTGCCTTTGACGCTGCAATAGCTGATGGTGTTGATGTGCTTTCAGTGTCTCTGGGTGGCTCCGGCCCTAGCGAGTTCTTTAACAGTGGCATAGCAATAGGCTCCTTCCATGCGGTTAAGAATGGCATTGTTGTGGTTAGCTCTGCTGGCAACGATGGACCAGCTGCAGGGACCGTATCAAATGGCTCTCCATGGATGTTCACTGTTGCTGCTAGTACCCTTGATCGAGAATTCGCTAATTATGTTGCACTTGGCAACAAGCTGCGCCTCAAG GGAACAAGCCTTTCAACTGGAGGCTTGCCTTCTAATAATTTCTATCCACTGATCAGTGCTGGAGATGCTGCTGCTGCTAATGCATCAGCTCCAGAAGC TCTTTTCTGTCAGGCTGGAACTCTTGATCCCAAGAAAGTGAAAGGCAAGATTTTGGTATGTCTCCGTGGGGAAAATGGAAGAGTTGACAAGGGGTATCATGCTCTTGCCGCAGGTGCCGTGGGAATGATATTGGCTAATGATGAGGACAGTGGGAATGAAGTTTCATCCGATCCTCACTTGCTCCCTGCTTCACATGTCAGTTACACTGATGGCCAACGTGTCTTTGCTTACTTAAGGAGTACCAA GAACCCTGAAGCTTTCATTAGTCGTGTAAGGACGCAATTGGATACAAAGCCAGCTCCATTTATGGCTGCTTTCTCATCTGCAGGACCCAATCTCGTCGAGCCATCGATCCTCAAG CCTGATGTCACCGCACCCGGGGTGAATATCATTGCTGCTTACACCGAAGCCGTTAGCCCAACTGAGATAGAATCTGACAAACGCCGCTTTGCTTACAATGTTCTCTCTGGCACTTCCATGTCATGCCCTCATGTTTCTGGCATTGTCGGCCTCCTTAAAACCCTCCACCCTACCTGGAGTCCCGCAGCTATTAAATCAGCAATCATGACCACAG CAAAAACGCGAGATAACAGAATGAAGCCAATTCTGAGCTCTGCCAATCACGAAGCCACACCATTGGAATATGGTGCGGGACATGTGCAACCAAACCATGCAGTGGACCCTGGACTCGTTTATGATCTGACCGTCGATGATTACTTGAACTTCTTATGTGCTCATGGCTATAACCAAACCATGATCCAATTATTTGCAGATAAGCCATATGCATGTCCCAAGTCTTTCCAACTGGTTGACTTCAACTACCCTTCAATCACAATTCCTAATCTCCATGCAACCACGGTGACTGTAACTAGAACAGTAACTAATGTTGGCTCAGCTCCATGCAAGTACAATGTGATTGTCCAGGAACCTGCAGGAGTTTCGGTCACGGTTGAACCTACAACATTGGAGTTCAAATCAATAGGTGAAAAGAAGACCTTCAAAATTACTCTCAAGACCAAGGTCGGGTCTTCGATTGTAGGCTACGTATTCGGAAATTTGATATGGTCAGATGGCAAGCACTTTGTGAGGAGTACTATCTCAGTCAGCTCTTCTGGCAAGATATCAAGCACCTCCTCAGATTCGTAA
- the LOC121234346 gene encoding RNA-binding protein pno1, translating to MQSKEAPASMDVEAVPFEPQPESGSLPPKPLFEPLKAHEMSDGRVQFRKVNVPPHRYSPLKKAWMEIYTPIYEQMKIDIRMNLKARRVELKTRSNTPDVSNLQKSADFVHAFMLGFDVIDAIALLRLDELYVESFEIKDVKTLRGEHLSRAIGRLSGKGGKTKFAIENATKTRIVVADTKIHILGSYRNIRVARDSLCSLILGSPAGKVYSKLRAVSARLAEGL from the coding sequence atgcAGTCCAAGGAAGCCCCTGCCTCCATGGATGTTGAAGCAGTTCCTTTTGAACCACAACCTGAATCTGGATCTTTGCCACCAAAGCCACTTTTTGAACCTTTGAAGGCTCATGAAATGTCTGATGGTCGAGTTCAGTTTCGAAAGGTCAATGTTCCACCACATCGGTATTCACCTCTTAAGAAAGCATGGATGGAAATCTACACCCCAATATATGAGCAGATGAAGATTGACATTCGAATGAATCTCAAGGCTCGTAGGGTTGAATTAAAGACCAGATCCAACACACCTGATGTAAGTAACCTACAGAAGTCTGCAGATTTTGTCCATGCATTCATGCTAGGTTTTGATGTAATAGATGCCATTGCACTTTTGCGATTGGACGAGCTCTATGTGGAATCTTTTGAGATCAAGGACGTTAAAACACTTCGAGGAGAGCACTTGTCTCGTGCCATAGGAAGACTGTCCGGTAAAGGTGGTAAAACAAAGTTTGCGATTGAAAATGCAACAAAGACAAGGATCGTGGTTGCCGACACCAAGATTCACATATTGGGGTCATATAGGAACATTAGAGTGGCAAGGGATTCTCTTTGCAGCCTTATTCTAGGGTCCCCTGCCGGAAAAGTATATTCTAAACTAAGAGCAGTATCTGCTAGACTGGCAGAAGGTTTATGA